A part of Acipenser ruthenus chromosome 12, fAciRut3.2 maternal haplotype, whole genome shotgun sequence genomic DNA contains:
- the LOC117417065 gene encoding tumor protein 63-like isoform X8 yields the protein MNFERPPYTTLQYCPEHHFQRLMNQSSGVYRSAMSQSPHTSEVFNQLLGMLDQTSFHSIQPIELDFSEAPESDYPGNTIQISMDCITMQNREEADPLWSQYTNLGLLNSMDQQMQNGGSSSTSPYNNEHAQNNVTAPSPYAQPSSTFDALSPSPAIPSNTDYPGPHTFDVSFQQSSTAKSATWTYSTDLKKLYCQIAKTCPIQIKMMTPPPQGAVIRAMPVYKKAEHVTEVVKRCPNHELSREFNDGQVAPPSHLIRVEGNNHAQYVEDPITGRQSVLVPYEPPQVGTEFTTILYNFMCNSSCVGGMNRRPILIIVTLETRDGQVLGRRCFEARICACPGRDRKADEDSIRKQQVTDGTKNGDGTKRPFRPTSHGIQMTSIKKRRNTDDELFCLSIKGREIYEILVKIKESLELMQFLPQHTIETYRQQQQHLLQKQFGVFGDESNGMYAFPCPRTSMQSPSSYGSSSPPLNKMPIMNKLPSVSQLINPQQRNTLTPSAMSGGLADMAPIMGSHIPMGSDMSALSPTQAVQSQLPMQPLSSHCTPPPPYPTDSSISSFLLRLGCSSCLDYFTTQGLTSIYQIEHYNMES from the exons attgatGAACCAGTCATCAGGGGTATACCGTTCTGCAATGTCACAGTCCCCGCACACAAGTGAAGTCTTTAACCAGCTACTGGGAATGCTGGACCA AACCTCCTTTCACTCGATTCAGCCGATCGAGCTGGACTTCAGTGAGGCTCCTGAGAGTGACTATCCCGGGAACACGATTCAGATCAGCATGGACTGCATCACCATGCAGAACCGGGAGGAGGCAGACCCCCTGTGG TCGCAGTACACAAACCTGGGGCTCCTaaacagcatggaccagcagatgCAGAACGGGGGCTCCTCCTCCACCAGCCCCTACAACAACGAGCATGCCCAGAACAACGTGACGGCCCCCTCTCCCTACGCCCAGCCCAGCTCCACCTTCGACGCGCTCTCCCCGTCGCCAGCCATCCCCTCCAACACAGACTACCCTGGGCCACACACCTTCGACGTCTCCTTCCAGCAGTCCAGCACCGCCAAGTCCGCCACCTGGACG TACTCGACAGATCTGAAGAAACTGTACTGTCAGATTGCCAAGACCTGCCCGATTCAGATCAAGATGATGACCCCTCCCCCGCAGGGCGCGGTGATCCGGGCCATGCCAGTGTACAAGAAGGCGGAGCACGTCACAGAGGTGGTGAAGCGCTGTCCCAACCACGAGCTGAGCCGCGAGTTCAACGATG GCCAGGTAGCGCCGCCCAGTCACCTGATCCGAGTGGAAGGAAATAACCATGCCCAGTATGTGGAGGACCCAATCACTGGCCGGCAGAGCGTTCTGGTGCCCTATGAACCCCCCCAG GTGGGCACTGAGTTTACCACCATCCTTTACAACTTCATGTGCAACAGCAGCTGTGTCGGGGGAATGAACCGGCGCCCCATCCTCATCATTGTCACACTGGAGACCAGAGA TGGTCAGGTCCTGGGTCGCCGCTGCTTCGAGGCCCGAATCTGCGCCTGCCCGGGCCGAGACCGCAAGGCAGACGAGGACAGCATCCGAAAACAGCAGGTCACAGACGGAACAAAAAACGGTGATGGTACGAAACGCC ctTTCCGTCCAACGTCCCACGGCATACAGATGACATCGATTAAGAAGAGAAGAAACACAGATGATGAATTATTTTGTCTATCT ATAAAAGGCCGTGAGATTTATGAGATTTTGGTGAAAATTAAAGAGTCTTTGGAGCTCATGCAGTTCTTGCCACAGCACACAATCGAAAcatacaggcagcagcagcagcacctgcTCCAGAAACA ATTCGGTGTCTTCGGCGACGAGAGTAACGGCATGTATGCTTTTCCGTGCCCCAGGACCTCCATGCAATCACCATCCTCCTACGGCTCCAGCTCACCCCCACTCAACAAAATGCCCATCATGAACAAACTGCCCTCCGTCAGTCAGCTCATCAACCCGCAGCAGCGCAACACACTCACCCCCTCCGCCATGTCCGGGGGCCTAGCCGACA TGGCTCCGATAATGGGCTCGCACATCCCCATGGGCAGTGATATGAGCGCGCTCAGCCCCACACAGGCTGTGCAGTCCCAGCTGCCCATGCAGCCGCTGTCGTCACACtgcacccccccgcccccctacCCCACCGACAGCAGCATCTCCAG TTTCCTGCTGAGGCTTGGCTGCTCGTCGTGCCTGGACTATTTCACTACCCAGGGGCTCACCAGTATTTACCAGATCGAGCATTACAACATGGAG
- the LOC117417065 gene encoding tumor protein 63-like isoform X11, protein MNFERPPYTTLQYCPEHHFQRLMNQSSGVYRSAMSQSPHTSEVFNQLLGMLDQTSFHSIQPIELDFSEAPESDYPGNTIQISMDCITMQNREEADPLWSQYTNLGLLNSMDQQMQNGGSSSTSPYNNEHAQNNVTAPSPYAQPSSTFDALSPSPAIPSNTDYPGPHTFDVSFQQSSTAKSATWTYSTDLKKLYCQIAKTCPIQIKMMTPPPQGAVIRAMPVYKKAEHVTEVVKRCPNHELSREFNDGQVAPPSHLIRVEGNNHAQYVEDPITGRQSVLVPYEPPQVGTEFTTILYNFMCNSSCVGGMNRRPILIIVTLETRDGQVLGRRCFEARICACPGRDRKADEDSIRKQQVTDGTKNGDGTKRPFRPTSHGIQMTSIKKRRNTDDELFCLSIKGREIYEILVKIKESLELMQFLPQHTIETYRQQQQHLLQKHRLKACLRTELLEPKHGKENLSSTD, encoded by the exons attgatGAACCAGTCATCAGGGGTATACCGTTCTGCAATGTCACAGTCCCCGCACACAAGTGAAGTCTTTAACCAGCTACTGGGAATGCTGGACCA AACCTCCTTTCACTCGATTCAGCCGATCGAGCTGGACTTCAGTGAGGCTCCTGAGAGTGACTATCCCGGGAACACGATTCAGATCAGCATGGACTGCATCACCATGCAGAACCGGGAGGAGGCAGACCCCCTGTGG TCGCAGTACACAAACCTGGGGCTCCTaaacagcatggaccagcagatgCAGAACGGGGGCTCCTCCTCCACCAGCCCCTACAACAACGAGCATGCCCAGAACAACGTGACGGCCCCCTCTCCCTACGCCCAGCCCAGCTCCACCTTCGACGCGCTCTCCCCGTCGCCAGCCATCCCCTCCAACACAGACTACCCTGGGCCACACACCTTCGACGTCTCCTTCCAGCAGTCCAGCACCGCCAAGTCCGCCACCTGGACG TACTCGACAGATCTGAAGAAACTGTACTGTCAGATTGCCAAGACCTGCCCGATTCAGATCAAGATGATGACCCCTCCCCCGCAGGGCGCGGTGATCCGGGCCATGCCAGTGTACAAGAAGGCGGAGCACGTCACAGAGGTGGTGAAGCGCTGTCCCAACCACGAGCTGAGCCGCGAGTTCAACGATG GCCAGGTAGCGCCGCCCAGTCACCTGATCCGAGTGGAAGGAAATAACCATGCCCAGTATGTGGAGGACCCAATCACTGGCCGGCAGAGCGTTCTGGTGCCCTATGAACCCCCCCAG GTGGGCACTGAGTTTACCACCATCCTTTACAACTTCATGTGCAACAGCAGCTGTGTCGGGGGAATGAACCGGCGCCCCATCCTCATCATTGTCACACTGGAGACCAGAGA TGGTCAGGTCCTGGGTCGCCGCTGCTTCGAGGCCCGAATCTGCGCCTGCCCGGGCCGAGACCGCAAGGCAGACGAGGACAGCATCCGAAAACAGCAGGTCACAGACGGAACAAAAAACGGTGATGGTACGAAACGCC ctTTCCGTCCAACGTCCCACGGCATACAGATGACATCGATTAAGAAGAGAAGAAACACAGATGATGAATTATTTTGTCTATCT ATAAAAGGCCGTGAGATTTATGAGATTTTGGTGAAAATTAAAGAGTCTTTGGAGCTCATGCAGTTCTTGCCACAGCACACAATCGAAAcatacaggcagcagcagcagcacctgcTCCAGAAACA TCGGCTTAAGGCCTGCCTCCGAACTGAACTCTTGGAGCCCAAGCATGGCAAGGAGAATCTCTCCAGCACAGACTGA
- the LOC117417065 gene encoding tumor protein 63-like isoform X12, whose protein sequence is MLYLENSAPTQYSESQYTNLGLLNSMDQQMQNGGSSSTSPYNNEHAQNNVTAPSPYAQPSSTFDALSPSPAIPSNTDYPGPHTFDVSFQQSSTAKSATWTYSTDLKKLYCQIAKTCPIQIKMMTPPPQGAVIRAMPVYKKAEHVTEVVKRCPNHELSREFNDGQVAPPSHLIRVEGNNHAQYVEDPITGRQSVLVPYEPPQVGTEFTTILYNFMCNSSCVGGMNRRPILIIVTLETRDGQVLGRRCFEARICACPGRDRKADEDSIRKQQVTDGTKNGDGTKRPFRPTSHGIQMTSIKKRRNTDDELFCLSIKGREIYEILVKIKESLELMQFLPQHTIETYRQQQQHLLQKHRLKACLRTELLEPKHGKENLSSTD, encoded by the exons ATGTTGTACCTGGAAAACTCCGCTCCGACGCAGTATAGCGAG TCGCAGTACACAAACCTGGGGCTCCTaaacagcatggaccagcagatgCAGAACGGGGGCTCCTCCTCCACCAGCCCCTACAACAACGAGCATGCCCAGAACAACGTGACGGCCCCCTCTCCCTACGCCCAGCCCAGCTCCACCTTCGACGCGCTCTCCCCGTCGCCAGCCATCCCCTCCAACACAGACTACCCTGGGCCACACACCTTCGACGTCTCCTTCCAGCAGTCCAGCACCGCCAAGTCCGCCACCTGGACG TACTCGACAGATCTGAAGAAACTGTACTGTCAGATTGCCAAGACCTGCCCGATTCAGATCAAGATGATGACCCCTCCCCCGCAGGGCGCGGTGATCCGGGCCATGCCAGTGTACAAGAAGGCGGAGCACGTCACAGAGGTGGTGAAGCGCTGTCCCAACCACGAGCTGAGCCGCGAGTTCAACGATG GCCAGGTAGCGCCGCCCAGTCACCTGATCCGAGTGGAAGGAAATAACCATGCCCAGTATGTGGAGGACCCAATCACTGGCCGGCAGAGCGTTCTGGTGCCCTATGAACCCCCCCAG GTGGGCACTGAGTTTACCACCATCCTTTACAACTTCATGTGCAACAGCAGCTGTGTCGGGGGAATGAACCGGCGCCCCATCCTCATCATTGTCACACTGGAGACCAGAGA TGGTCAGGTCCTGGGTCGCCGCTGCTTCGAGGCCCGAATCTGCGCCTGCCCGGGCCGAGACCGCAAGGCAGACGAGGACAGCATCCGAAAACAGCAGGTCACAGACGGAACAAAAAACGGTGATGGTACGAAACGCC ctTTCCGTCCAACGTCCCACGGCATACAGATGACATCGATTAAGAAGAGAAGAAACACAGATGATGAATTATTTTGTCTATCT ATAAAAGGCCGTGAGATTTATGAGATTTTGGTGAAAATTAAAGAGTCTTTGGAGCTCATGCAGTTCTTGCCACAGCACACAATCGAAAcatacaggcagcagcagcagcacctgcTCCAGAAACA TCGGCTTAAGGCCTGCCTCCGAACTGAACTCTTGGAGCCCAAGCATGGCAAGGAGAATCTCTCCAGCACAGACTGA